From a region of the Phaeodactylum tricornutum CCAP 1055/1 chromosome 4, whole genome shotgun sequence genome:
- a CDS encoding predicted protein, protein MPPTPRMDRSRISTRHGVLTRCVADINSETRFNPSRDRTNEQLEAKKPPGLHPPTHTTGAIHHLGEQTSAAASQLARGEDIAKQSSHKKNRILSPSLPSKIAWITMKFTFALLALPLASGFAPSTFGVQRQTAIFSAPVDTSSAVQAALQASKQYGATSPEARVAWDAVEEMRANDDSPATQGSLADECDIDEDKVSAACLEYGSKIEELNKLLADQVPHLNNVKTLADDLQKIKLIVTKNQPAPDSPQVRAALEHAKAMSAEHGTTSPEAKVAWDSLEEIASSGLSNAMGAGLDQECLVESAMEACLALEELNRVLNLEKSKNEGANS, encoded by the exons ATGCCACCCACTCCACGAATGGACAGGTCCCGGATTTCGACGCGTCACGGTGTTCTGACTCGGTGTGTGGCGGATATC AATTCGGAAACCCGATTCAACCCTTCACGCGATCGAACCAACGAACAGCTGGAAGCGAAAAAGCCACCTGGCCTGCATCCTCCCACCCATACTACAGGAGCAATTCACCATCTTGGAGAACAAACTTCTGCAGCCGCCAGCCAATTGGCTCGCGGCGAAGACATCGCGAAACAGAGTTCGCACAAAAAAAACCGAATCTTATCTCCATCGTTACCTTCTAAAATCGCTTGGATCACCATGAAGTTTACTTTTGCTCTACTCGCTTTACCTTTGGCTTCGGGCTTTGCGCCTTCCACTTTCGGAGTCCAACGTCAAACGGCGATCTTTTCGGCGCCGGTGGACACATCTAGTGCTGTCCAGGCCGCCTTGCAGGCTTCCAAACAGTACGGAGCGACGTCGCCCGAAGCTCGTGTTGCTTGGGATGCTGTGGAAGAAATGCGAGCCAACGATGATAG TCCGGCGACACAAGGATCTCTTGCGGATGAATGTGATATTGACGAGGACAAGGTCAGCGCGGCCTGTCTCGAATACGGTTCCAAAATTGAAGAACTTAACAAACTCTTAGCCGACCAGGTTCCGCATCTGAACAACGTCAAGACCTTGGCCGACGATTTGCAAAAGATCAAGCTGATTGTCACGAAGAACCAGCCCGCTCCGGATTCGCCTCAGGTCCGTGCGGCTCTGGAACACGCCAAAGCCATGTCGGCCGAACACGGCACGACCAGTCCCGAAGCCAAAGTTGCCTGGGATTCCTTGGAAGAAATCGCCTCCAGCGGTTTGTCGAACGCTATGGGCGCCGGACTCGACCAGGAATGTTTGGTCGAATCGGCCATGGAAGCTTGTCTCGCTCTCGAAGAACTGAATCGGGTTTTGAATCTCGAAAAGTCCAAAAATGAAGGGGCGAATTCATAG
- a CDS encoding predicted protein, whose translation MDQVTDDSVVFVPIDNDIDVTSTQRETTEAHPSEVESNAACRVSSGTTLSDLSSNAGEAAGAMHMSRHSDFTLPTSNIFLGSLPNSIASSFDDKHSASLVPRRNIFGSTVQQQYGRNHVSDGMGSSGFGPPAAGSQYSTTAAAANPALTLTTMLPAYLTTGNPYSARSAATLAAENHRLLPDGFSGQNTDHEQTISSQSYPLSLESAYQITAHHHHDYDRNDSLMSSLTLPDSLHCRNGISFSAATQLPIAPSPLLEHERIKHHSHRVHETLHAQSLLLGLAFCMVWSASNLMAPNLTEMALFYDFDHVQRDLYLGSYCALATGVLSFPIGAGIGILADVVSSRQRLFVATVTGAGLSSIATAFYTDAYWQLFLCRLINGGFMSGSVPVVFSFLGDLFATEERNTASSGLTAMMGLGIILGQVYAGMIGGGILSGTVLDVNEAETEAHTAWQHAFVVSGILTLISAVLCGCLVQEPVRGGKEKVLQDMLQAGTRYERKLSWQGFWHAMRHNQSNLILLWQGFFSSLPWGIIFVFLNDYLSQERGFSVPEATYLVLLFGLGCAAGGILGGYWGQKVQSYRRSYLPLFMAGTTAAGILPFVGLLNTHFTNAHGVYGFVFSFGGGLVASLPAVNVRPCLINVNPPETRGASLTAANLLINLGRGFGPSCITLMGSIFNVDRQYAFNVTLIAFWLISALQLSLLARTLPNDQDAMEAELASYAQKAIREQQGQHEPPAWDDTDGSDRDEKEEDDDNDGAGDAPNLVSLEERMTSWDGKAARETLEYVRRGVREFREEVMSGGSKALLGPFGCADGISSEDEEEEMTTPRTMLRKREQWKRAQVIRNQIAMDGGTSDAPAYPTERTPLRTPYEREKLPYAVSREKSPTVHALPYQVSSVRNDTVFSCGDMGGLDLCRYGGGALSCWFAKVSSDAGINGSSFGWVDIPGLLLAGSSGTGSAGGWANKPSSILQATAADVGTPPAVGTRWATVSATPRRTNSADVGRAPRRTHNNNNNNNNNKPQGEGHTSRWNNNNTKTGRGGGRGTAGGHHSHRTGGNVSHTPHHHHQHNKERKAPAKTSSKTPMVNLKDVTLFTETGTGNTAQEKVVVRLSMEHFLATRLNYLDPPTVSADGESSHWTPHARCIWTSQDRGNQIQEEMKALWDYKPLEVNDDTRWKARVMEGQNETATSDSPEEILRKATAILNKLSWTTLDKLTVRFVETLSGGAKSTHGDADPSLSKETVRGTMQMIVDKAMAEPHFAELYARFSGKLAAVHKTFKKMLLSICQEQFEISDKEPEFPASMDPAEKAYELLQSRKQSIGLMAFIGELYKLKLIKGAIMIGCLQRLMVIDDEEKLECFTNLMATIGARLHEHENEPEVHEIWEKLYSMAGKTNKTTGPKAPSTRIKFLLQDLIELKENNWVKRREEEKAKTIAQIHKEAAEAERSASRNGPVINTNSSSHKKVARSHSASLPNTRSSSSLQGQESFPDGEGFMQVPNKPKKNSLRRAQSDSIPDATSGMSSLQLAMSGKNSKTSARKSSGGSSQRPASQAPKIAEYLDPKQVGEKTKTLLKEYFVSGDTADAVLSFDDLIGKSHNGDVIRGGAVVEAGILLVMEMKEEDVKKFLMVTAALLKQGKIPLASFAKGMNNPLESLRDIEIDAPMAAKHLARIIASWLSCNALSIDFLLGAPEYFLSDGRPAALAKQVLQIRGGNVSDEEVKVVTQLMSEEEKKNIASVKEWLQ comes from the exons ATGGACCAAGTGACGGACGATTCGGTGGTATTTGTTCCAATTGATAACGACATTGACGTGACGTCCACGCAGCGGGAAACGACAGAGGCTCATCCGTCGGAGGTCGAGTCGAATGCAGCCTGCAGGGTCTCATCGGGAACGACCCTTTCCGACCTTAGTTCTAACGCTGGTGAAGCCG CGGGTGCTATGCACATGTCACGGCATTCCGACTTTACGTTACCAACTTCGAACATCTTTTTGGGCTCTCTACCAAACTCGATCGCTAGTTCGTTCGACGACAAGCACAGCGCGTCTTTGGTTCCGCGGCGTAATATTTTCGGAAGCACAGTCCAACAGCAATACGGAAGGAATCACGTCAGCGACGGTATGGGTAGTAGCGGTTTCGGCCCACCAGCAGCGGGCTCGCAATACTCAACCACTGCTGCGGCAGCAAATCCTGCTCTGACTCTTACAACAATGCTACCAGCTTATTTGACAACCGGTAACCCTTACAGTGCACGCTCTGCTGCAACGCTTGCAGCAGAGAACCACAGGCTTTTACCAGATGGGTTTTCTGGACAGAATACGGACCATGAGCAAACTATAAGCTCTCAGTCATATCCTCTGTCACTGGAATCTGCGTACCAGATTACGGCACATCATCATCATGACTACGACCGCAACGACTCGCTCATGTCTTCGTTGACCCTTCCCGATTCTCTACATTGTCGCAACGGCATATCCTTTTCGGCGGCCACGCAACTACCGATAGCACCGTCGCCTCTTCTGGAGCATGAAAGAATAAAGCATCATAGTCACCGGGTCCACGAAACCCTTCACGCACAATCACTACTACTGGGCCTGGCTTTTTGCATGGTCTGGAGTGCGTCAAACCTTATGGCCCCAAACTTGACCGAAATGGCCTTATTCTACGATTTTGATCACGTACAACGCGATTTATATCTTGGTTCATACTGTGCACTTGCCACAGGAGTATTAAGCTTCCCCATTGGAGCTGGCATTGGCATATTGGCGGATGTGGTGTCGTCTCGTCAACGTCTCTTTGTGGCAACAGTCACGGGAGCGGGCTTGTCCAGTATAGCCACGGCGTTCTATACCGACGCCTACTGGCAGCTCTTTCTGTGTCGCCTAATCAACGGTGGGTTCATGTCTGGCTCCGTGCCCGTCgtgttttcgtttttggGGGATTTGTTCGCGACGGAAGAACGCAATACAGCCAGCAGTGGCTTGACCGCCATGATGGGGCTGGGAATAATACTGGGACAAGTGTATGCTGGAATGATTGGTGGAGGGATTTTGTCAGGGACTGTCTTGGACGTAAACGAAGCAGAGACCGAAGCACACACAGCGTGGCAACACGCGTTTGTTGTGTCGGGTATTTTAACATTAATATCGGCAGTCTTGTGCGGCTGTTTGGTTCAAGAACCCGTGCGGGGCGGCAAGGAAAAGGTGCTACAAGATATGCTGCAGGCGGGAACGCGGTACGAACGGAAATTGTCTTGGCAAGGGTTCTGGCATGCTATGCGACACAACCAAAGCAATCTGATACTGCTATGGCAGGGGTTCTTTTCTTCGCTACCGTGGGGTATCATATTTGTTTTTTTGAACGACTATCTGTCGCAAGAACGCGGTTTTAGTGTGCCGGAGGCTACCTATTTGGTGCTGTTGTTTGGTTTGGGCTGTGCCGCGGGTGGAATTCTGGGCGGCTACTGGGGACAGAAAGTGCAATCTTACCGTCGGTCCTATTTACCACTATTTATGGCCGGAACGACGGCTGCCGGCATTTTGCCGTTTGTGGGTTTACTCAATACGCACTTCACCAATGCGCACGGCGTTTACGGGTTTGTATTTAGCTTTGGTGGTGGTCTCGTAGCGTCATTGCCGGCGGTCAACGTTCGTCCCTGTCTCATTAACGTGAATCCACCGGAAACGAGGGGAGCCTCGTTGACGGCGGCTAACCTACTCATTAACTTGGGTCGCGGATTCGGACCGAGTTGCATTACCCTAATGGGATCGATTTTTAATGTGGATCGGCAGTATGCGTTTAATGTCACG TTGATTGCGTTTTGGTTGATTTCGGCTCTCCAATTATCGTTATTGGCCCGTACATTACCAAATGATCAGGATGCAATGGAGGCCGAGTTGGCCTCGTACGCGCAGAAAGCCATCCGGGAGCAACAAGGCCAACACGAACCCCCCGCGTGGGACGATACGGACGGTTCGGACCGTGACGAAAAGGAGGAGgatgacgacaatgacgGTGCTGGTGATGCGCCCAATCTGGTGAGTTTGGAAGAACGCATGACTTCGTGGGACGGCAAGGCGGCCCGGGAGACGTTGGAATACGTGCGTCGGGGTGTCCGTGAGTTCCGGGAGGAAGTAATGTCCGGCGGTTCCAAGGCTCTGTTGGGTCCGTTCGGATGTGCGGACGGTATCAGtagtgaagacgaagaggaggagaTGACCACCCCCCGCACCATGCTCCGTAAACGGGAACAATGGAAACGCGCCCAAGTGATTCGCAACCAAATTGCCATGGACGGTGGTACGAGCGACGCGCCCGCGTATCCCACGGAACGCACCCCCTTG CGGACGCCGTACGAACGGGAAAAGCTTCCGTACGCGGTCTCACGAGAAAAAAGTCCGACGGTACACGCACTACCGTACCAGGTA TCTAGCGTGAGGAATGACACGGTCTTCTCGTGCGGCGACATGGGGGGTCTTGATTTGTGCCGGTATGGTGGGGGTGCATTATCCTGTTGGTTCGCAAAGGTGTCAAGTGATGCGGGAATCAACGGATCGTCGTTTGGTTGGGTAGATATTCCTGGACTTTTGCT TGCTGGTAGTAGCGGTACTGGTAGTGCTGGTGGATGGGCCAACAAGCCTTCGTCTATCCTGCAAGCCACTGCGGCCGACGTTGGGACGCCTCCCGCCGTGGGGACGCGGTGGGCCACGGTCTCCGCAACACCCCGTCGCACCAACAGTGCCGACGTTGGTCGCGCCCCGCGTCGCAcccacaacaacaacaacaacaacaacaacaacaaaccgCAAGGAGAAGGCCACACGAGTCGTTGgaacaataacaacaccaAAACGGGACGTGGAGGCGGACGAGGAACGGCGGGTGGCCACCACTCCCACCGTACGGGGGGAAACGTGAGTCACACaccccaccaccaccaccagcacAACAAAGAACGAAAAGCGCCGGCCAAGACGTCGTCCAAAACTCCcatggtgaatttgaaagaTGTGACGCTCTTTACCGAAACTGGAACAGGGAACACGGCACAGGAAAAGGTCGTGGTTCGTCTCTCGATGGAGCATTTTCTGGCGACACGACTGAACTACCTGGACCCACCGACGGTGTCGGCCGACGGTGAATCATCCCACTGGACTCCGCACGCGCGTTGTATTTGGACGAGTCAAGACCGGGGCAACCAAAttcaagaagaaatgaaagccTTGTGGGATTACAAGCCCCTCGAagtcaacgacgacacccgCTGGAAAGCTCGAGTCATGGAGGGCCAGAATGAAACCGCAACGTCGGACTCGCCCGAAGAAATTCTTCGCAAAGCCACCGCCATTCTCAACAAACTTTCCTGGACGACCTTGGACAAGCTGACGGTCCGCTTCGTGGAAACGCTTAGTGGCGGTGCCAAGAGTACCCACGGCGACGCCGACCCGTCCCTCTCCAAAGAGACGGTGCGCGGCACCATGCAGATGATTGTCGACAAAGCCATGGCGGAACCCCACTTTGCCGAACTCTACGCACGCTTCTCCGGCAAGCTAGCGGCCGTGCACAAAACTTTCAAAAAGATGCTGTTGAGTATTTGTCAGGAACAGTTCGAGATATCCGACAAGGAACCTGAGTTTCCGGCAAGTATGGACCCCGCCGAAAAGGCGTACGAGCTGTTGCAATCACGTAAGCAATCGATCGGGCTCATGGCCTTTATCGGTGAGCTCTACAAGCTGAAACTCATTAAGGGTGCCATTATGATTGGTTGCCTGCAACGCCTAATGGTAAttgatgacgaagaaaagcTCGAATGCTTTACCAATCTCATGGCGACCATTGGGGCTCGCTTGCACGAGCACGAGAACGAACCCGAGGTGCACGAAATTTGGGAAAAGCTATATTCCATGGCCGGTAAGACGAACAAGACGACCGGACCGAAGGCGCCCAGCACGCGCATCAAATTTTTGTTGCAAGACTTGATCGAACTGAAAGAGAATAATTGGGTCAAACGCCGAGAAGaggaaaaggccaaaacTATCGCACAAATCCATAAAGAAGCGGCGGAAGCGGAACGCTCGGCGTCGAGAAATGGTCCCGTTATCAACACTAACAGCAGCAGTCATAAGAAAGTAGCTCGCTCCCATTCGGCTTCTCTGCCCAACACGcggtcgtcttcttctttacAAGGCCAGGAATCCTTTCCGGATGGTGAAGGCTTTATGCAAGTACCCAacaagccaaagaaaaactCCCTGCGACGTGCACAATCAGATTCTATTCCGGACGCAACGTCCGGTATGAGCAGTTTGCAGCTCGCAATGTCGGGGAAAAATAGCAAAACCTCGGCACGGAAAAGCAGTGGTGGAAGCAGTCAACGTCCAGCGAGTCAAGCCCCGAAAATTGCGGAATACTTGGATCCGAAGCAAGTGGGTGAAAAGACCAAAACGTTGCTCAAAGAATACTTTGTCTCTGGTGACACAGCAGACGCTGTATTATCCTTCGATGATTTGATTGGAAAATCGCACAATGGCGACGTTATTCGTGGAGGCGCGGTTGTTGAGGCTGGTATATTGCTAGTGATGGAAATGAAAGAGGAAGACGTAAAGAAGTTTTTGATGGTCACGGCGGCGCTTCTGAAACAGGGGAAAATCCCCCTTGCATCTTTTGCTAAAGGTATGAACAACCCGTTGGAGTCCCTGCGGGACATTGAGATTGATGCTCCAATGGCTGCTAAGCATCTGGCCAGGATTATAGCATCGTGGCTTTCATGCAACGCTTTGTCGATCGATTTTCTGCTCGGAGCGCCCGAATATTTCTTGTCCGATGGCCGACCCGCAGCGTTGGCCAAGCAAGTCTTGCAAATTCGTGGTGGCAACgtgtcggacgaagaagttAAGGTGGTGACGCAACTCATGAGTGAGGAGGAGAAAAAGAATATTGCATCTGTCAAAGAGTGGCTCCAGTAA
- a CDS encoding predicted protein, protein MNSRTTSSLIAAAIVWSVVTGLGLAQNICSPQVCSAFVGRTGFRCVKRSCGVRRRCVSPGLQTRPTVVKATTQEDDDENLYVTNNGSGSSNNSGSVSLRRRAQFSFVTVSPNGFWVILKIGDNRFLPMQITDTTMDQASATTPEALTVLQLLSDVDMAGAILPPDALAQLVVRHCEEKVELQKNEVCKTSLQIVKAVKEELPPNNDSYSSLHQWFRSRMRLPVSTLDEVVVCLTENEDKAILNLQVAVKDFGILSVRPSEDTVQEICYDYRPATSAYFLGLALALRYKSPVVLEAPSDAQAFLTMQQIEERFPMYTTVDRLQQTSSRVTANIEKSFQINQLQAALRIALEKGDAQAAVKIRAQLDIQDSMEDLPTQPESETDKME, encoded by the coding sequence ATGAACAGCCGAACGACGAGTTCCCTTATAGCTGCTGCAATAGTTTGGAGCGTGGTGACTGGTCTAGGTCTGGCACAGAACATCTGTTCACCTCAAGTTTGCAGTGCCTTTGTTGGTCGTACCGGATTCAGATGTGTCAAGAGAAGCTGCGGCGTTCGACGTCGATGTGTGTCGCCTGGTCTCCAGACGAGACCGACGGTAGTGAAAGCGACAACAcaggaagatgacgatgaaaatCTGTACGTCACGAATAACGGTTCGGGATCTTCCAACAACTCCGGAAGCGTTTCTCTTCGGCGCCGAGCACAGTTTTCCTTTGTAACCGTTTCGCCCAACGGCTTTTGGGTAATTCTAAAGATTGGAGACAATCGATTTTTGCCTATGCAAATCACGGACACGACAATGGATCAAGCCTCGGCGACAACTCCGGAAGCGCTAACCGTCCTACAGCTTCTCTCCGACGTCGATATGGCTGGAGCCATTTTGCCACCCGATGCACTCGCCCAACTCGTGGTTCGGCATTGCGAAGAGAAGGTCGAATTGCAAAAGAATGAAGTTTGCAAAACGTCCCTGCAGATTGTGAAAGCTGTAAAGGAAGAGCTTCCCCCCAACAACGATAGTTATTCTTCGTTGCACCAGTGGTTCCGATCCCGAATGCGCTTGCCAGTATCGACCTTGGACGAAGTTGTAGTGTGCCTGACCGAAAACGAAGATAAAGCGATACTGAACCTTCAAGTGGCGGTGAAAGACTTTGGGATCCTTTCCGTTCGACCTTCGGAAGATACGGTCCAAGAAATTTGCTATGATTACCGTCCAGCTACGTCCGCCTACTTCTTAGGCCTTGCACTAGCACTTCGGTACAAATCGCCAGTCGTGTTGGAGGCTCCATCGGACGCCCAGGCTTTCTTGACAATGCAACAAATAGAGGAGAGATTTCCAATGTACACAACTGTGGACCGACTACAACAAACTTCTTCGCGCGTAACGGCAAACATCGAGAAGTCCTTTCAAATTAACCAGCTACAAGCTGCCTTGCGTATTGCTCTGGAAAAAGGTGATGCGCAGGCCGCAGTCAAAATTCGTGCCCAACTTGACATTCAAGATAGCATGGAGGATCTGCCTACACAGCCCGAATCCGAAACCGATAAAATGGAATAA
- a CDS encoding predicted protein gives MPLSLNITIAVGDNSFSTRSVSHNGPDPRWGKGRSEGFSSRIRLVGDSHHSVFASTHFSLNKHTSYPPRTAPHLIANLLIFYRGTLRCCLFTVNSFEFGAASVRTGRLGTFPLGHWHVTIMKVKSRKYRQGKTPATLLALAASMIAISGRVILTSTRMPTMDYDGSGETRVLLRKEPTQGPMAPSQRRNLSTLAVAAPAENHSTKTTETSLCNTQSRISSAVDPGDESFSDPMAQQATDSTFSACILFMDDNPRLVEWMAYHYYALNLREVVVAVDRRSKTSPWDSLRRWTPYMNITVWNDADYGYVVDDDIAIKGSVAQKTDAHRDRQRFFYRQCTNHLKRRHRTWTAFYDVDEYMTIDERLVTNAEERMAKPGSVLQMIQEVQKRDPVPFGWRRNCVLIPRRHFSAAPSHPEEVSKLVPSVVNADQLETLRWRYRTEGGTDGYPKSIVDVSKITVKETTKFDIHRVVSDACPKPRAGHTFLTIHHYLGDWNLYSYRDDARKGARRSRHVWELRAFRTEGGTTDQIRPWISGFVAAMGEDRASLLLKDAGVLAILNVTNDEDSKWDVEIGQLMDDLPKKDRDFLQRLHTRFNVSKSVVSSVK, from the exons ATGCCACTTTCGTTAAACATTACGATAGCCGTTGGAGACAACAGTTTTTCTACCAGGTCAGTTTCCCACAACGGTCCCGATCCCCGGTGGGGCAAGGGAAGGTCAGAGGGTTTTTCTTCACGAATCCGTCTCGTTGGCGACTCCCATCATTCGGTGTTTGCTTCAACCCATTTCTCGTTGAACAAGCATACCTCGTACCCGCCCAGAACCGCGCCGCATCTTATTGCCAACCTCCTTATATTTTACCGGGGTACACTGCGGTGTTGTTTGTTTACAGTAAACTCGTTCGAATTTGGAGCTGCTTCGGTGCGGACCGGAAGGCTCGGCACTTTTCCTTTGGGCCATTGGCACGTCACGATCATGAAAGTCAAGTCAAGAAAGTATCGTCAAGGAAAAACGCCAGCTACATTACTAGCACTGGCTGCTTCGATGATTGCCATTTCGGGCCGTGTTATTCTTACGAGTACGAGAATGCCCACGATGGACTACGACGGAAGCGGGGAAACGCGTGTACTGCTACGGAAGGAACCAACGCAAGGGCCAATGGCGCCATCGCAGCGTCGGAATCTGTCGACATTAGCCGTTGCTGCGCCGGCTGAAAACCACAGCACAAAAACTACCGAGACTAGTTTGTGCAACACGCAAAGCCGGATTTCTTCCGCCGTTGACCCGGGCGATGAATCGTTTTCGGATCCGATGGCACAGCAGGCCACAGACAGCACGTTCTCGGCCTGTATTCTCTTCATGGACGATAACCCTCGTCTTGTGGAATGGATGGCGTACCACTACTACGCATTGAACCTTCGCGAAgttgtcgttgccgtcgaTCGTCGGAGTAAGACGAGTCCCTGGGACTCTCTGAGGAGGTGGACTCCCTACATGAACATTACTGTCTGGAACGACGCCGACTACGGCTatgttgtcgacgacgacattgcaATCAAGGGATCGGTTGCCCAAAAGACAGATGCACACAGAGACCGACAGCGATTCTTCTACAGACAATGCACCAATCACTTGAAGCGTCGACACCGTACATGGACGGCTTTTTACGATGTGGACGAGTACATGACCATCGACGAACGCTTGGTAACGAATGCCGAAGAACGAATGGCCAAACCAGGTAGCGTATTGCAGATGATCCAAGAGGTGCAGAAACGAGATCCAGTTCCGTTCGGTTGGAGAAGGAATTGCGTCCTGATCCCCCGACGGCATTTTTCGGCCGCGCCGAGCCATCCCGAAGAAGTGAGCAAGCTTGTTCCATCTGTCGTAAACGCAGACCAGCTGGAAACACTGCGGTGGAGGTATCGCACTGAAGGGGGGACGGACGGCTATCCCAAGTCAATAGTGGACGTGTCAAAGATTACGGTTAAAGAAACAACGAAGTTTGACATTCACAGGGTCGTCAGCGATGCGTGTCCCAAGCCAAGGGCCGGTCACACATTCCTTACCATTCATCACTATTTGGGCGACTGGAATCTATA CTCGTACCGAGACGACGCCCGAAAAGGAGCCAGGAGAAGTAGACATGTGTGGGAGCTTCGAGCATTTCGAACCGAGGGTGGGACTACTGACCAAATCCGACCATGGATCAGCGGTTTTGTAGCAGCCATGGGAGAGGATCGAGCTTCGTTGCTCTTGAAAGATGCTGGCGTTCTGGCCATTTTGAATGTCACCAACGATGAAGATTCGAAATGGGATGTTGAAATTGGTCAGCTTATGGACGATCTTCCCAAGAAGGATCGTGATTTCCTTCAGCGTCTTCACACACGTTTCAATGTGTCCAAATCCGTCGTCTCTTCGGTCAAATGA
- a CDS encoding predicted protein: MAVEKGTLQVGLLSRRSTIRILLFATIVVLLSITFVFASTCALMGTGEILDNDHVILGFIPRAPSSVFPKVGNGSSQSRAEMPPRIDKSSSTPYPWTKTISTEIAGSRVEIPRAPTVQRNSSTPSFVKHSVCTGCYLADSGTRQRPCGKILASQRAKKSYSMIEAGRELARANEMCGRCDPSSCLEHEKRYWRPDDVAPQIEYAQTHFLKSIPETNRVPADRLQNLSEYFSEMEDGKRVFLFEFNPSIVKLPESQRPSIEVSGSSASKQPVYLAAYRISNMHACIVEPETLEVMASKILPKKKPRQYLGLAFLDSNLNIVQETMLDVRVTMPHFEDPRLFILHDQIFIGSYSNLVQIYVVPPNGSGEEILRVPAMMGESNMTLYVRNRIFCSRDDEARRLGKNLVYFVDSDNRTMIELMSMGDKEMLDAAVDCSAPFRNKTLPHYVQTNVAALPLPSFATMDELHYVKHGVYAPALTFQRGSACCVAMENPDPHGSPLLLGISHSKSRYKQRGLPDANVPFNSYFSAFYAMEAKAPYRVVARTGNFCFGRSAPDEAGGNPYANLNQENLWIGNTQNCPRIHFVSGMVEKADDDSKLIVSYGVNDCAPRLVVIAKDDVQKMLFAPSELEAKY, encoded by the coding sequence ATGGCGGTTGAAAAAGGCACGTTACAAGTTGGACTTCTTAGTCGACGTTCGACCATCCGGATTCTCCTGTTTGCCACCATCGTCGTGCTGCTTTCCATCACTTTTGTTTTCGCCTCGACATGTGCTCTGATGGGCACCGGCGAAATCCTTGATAATGATCATGTTATTTTGGGTTTTATTCCGCGAGCGCCCAGTTCTGTCTTTCCCAAAGTCGGCAATGGGAGCTCTCAAAGTAGAGCCGAAATGCCACCTCGGATTGACAAGTCTAGCTCGACGCCCTACCCTTGGACTAAAACAATATCCACCGAAATTGCTGGGAGTCGCGTAGAGATACCCAGGGCTCCTACTGTACAAAGGAATTCATCAACACCATCGTTCGTAAAGCACAGCGTATGTACAGGTTGTTACCTTGCTGACTCCGGCACCCGCCAACGGCCCTGCGGAAAAATACTTGCGAGTCAGCGGGCAAAGAAAAGCTACAGTATGATAGAGGCCGGAAGGGAGCTTGCACGGGCAAATGAAATGTGTGGGCGCTGCGATCCGAGCTCTTGTCTAGAACACGAGAAACGATACTGGCGCCCTGACGATGTTGCTCCCCAAATTGAGTATGCTCAAACTCACTTTTTAAAGTCTATTCCTGAAACAAATCGAGTACCAGCGGACCGGCTGCAAAATCTATCCGAGTACTTTtcggaaatggaagacgGCAAAAGagtgtttctttttgaattcaATCCATCAATCGTCAAACTTCCGGAATCGCAACGTCCCTCGATTGAAGTCTCCGGGAGCTCAGCATCCAAGCAGCCGGTTTATCTGGCGGCCTACCGGATAAGTAACATGCACGCGTGTATTGTGGAACCAGAGACTTTAGAGGTTATGGCATCCAAGATCTTGCCCAAAAAGAAACCTCGCCAATACTTGGGTCTCGCTTTTTTGGACTCCAATCTCAATATCGTGCAAGAAACAATGTTGGATGTGCGCGTGACGATGCCGCATTTTGAAGATCCTCGTCTTTTTATTTTGCACGATCAAATTTTCATCGGTTCGTACTCGAACTTGGTGCAAATTTATGTCGTCCCCCCAAATGGCAGCGGAGAGGAAATCCTCCGAGTACCAGCAATGATGGGCGAATCAAATATGACTCTTTACGTGCGGAATCGTATATTTTGTAGCCGCGATGACGAAGCCCGCCGATTGGGGAAAAATCTGGTGTACTTTGTCGACTCCGACAATCGTACCATGATTGAACTCATGTCCATGGGGGACAAAGAGATGCTGGACGCGGCCGTGGACTGCAGCGCTCCCTTTCGCAACAAGACATTGCCGCACTACGTGCAGACGAACGTCGCCGCCCTCCCGTTACCCTCCTTTGCCACGATGGACGAACTGCACTACGTGAAACACGGGGTGTACGCACCCGCACTCACCTTCCAGCGAGGCAGTGCGTGTTGTGTAGCAATGGAAAATCCGGATCCCCACGGCTCGCCTCTACTTTTGGGTATTTCGCACAGCAAAAGCCGATACAAACAGCGAGGTCTCCCGGACGCGAACGTGCCGTTCAACTCGTACTTTTCGGCGTTCTATGCCATGGAAGCCAAGGCTCCGTACCGGGTGGTGGCTCGGACCGGAAATTTCTGTTTTGGACGCTCCGCTCCCGACGAAGCGGGAGGAAATCCCTACGCGAATCTGAATCAGGAAAATTTGTGGATTGGTAACACACAAAACTGCCCCCGCATTCACTTTGTTAGTGGCATGGTGGAAAAAGCAGATGATGACAGCAAGCTTATTGTGTCATACGGTGTCAACGACTGCGCACCCCGATTGGTTGTCATTGCTAAAGATGACGTGCAGAAAATGCTCTTTGCTCCATCAGAACTCGAAGCAAAGTACTGA